In one window of Bacteroidales bacterium DNA:
- a CDS encoding phosphosulfolactate synthase — protein sequence MNFKLPFIPERTQKPRDKGLAMIMDKGLSTQEAANLCEIGGDYVDFVKFGFGTSLVSKNIKEKIKIYRSCGIRPYFGGTLFEAFLIRNMFDEYRRFVDEHQLDLVEVSDGSMVLEHNKKCEYIYQLSKQYTVLSEVGSKEESIIITPAKWIKMMKKELEAGAFKVIAEARESGNVGIYRSNGSAHVVLINKILSAIDGDKIIWEAPNKSQQVWFVRLLGPNVNLGNIAPAEIISLETIRLGLRGDTFYQFLPEELHPDD from the coding sequence ATAAGGGATTAGCCATGATTATGGATAAAGGCTTGAGTACACAAGAAGCGGCTAACCTTTGCGAAATAGGCGGCGACTATGTCGATTTTGTTAAATTTGGCTTTGGAACTTCGCTTGTTTCTAAAAATATTAAAGAAAAAATAAAAATATACCGTTCGTGTGGTATTCGCCCTTATTTTGGAGGTACGCTATTCGAAGCTTTTCTTATTCGTAATATGTTCGACGAATACCGCCGTTTTGTCGACGAACACCAGCTCGATTTAGTCGAAGTATCCGATGGCTCAATGGTACTCGAACATAATAAAAAATGCGAATATATTTATCAACTTTCAAAACAATATACTGTGCTTTCTGAAGTTGGTTCAAAAGAAGAAAGCATTATTATTACTCCAGCCAAATGGATAAAAATGATGAAAAAAGAACTTGAAGCAGGTGCATTCAAAGTGATAGCCGAAGCACGCGAAAGCGGCAATGTAGGCATTTATCGCTCCAACGGAAGCGCCCATGTGGTACTTATCAATAAAATACTATCGGCAATTGATGGTGATAAAATCATTTGGGAAGCACCCAACAAATCGCAGCAAGTTTGGTTTGTTCGTTTGCTTGGTCCTAACGTTAATTTAGGAAACATAGCACCTGCCGAAATCATTTCGCTCGAAACCATTCGATTGGGGTTACGAGGCGACACCTTTTACCAATTTTTGCCCGAAGAACTCCACCCCGATGATTAA